TTCTGGGATAGCATCCTCTGTATAAGGTTGCAGCCATTCCACGGGACCCACACGGCTTTGGTAAGCTAAAATGTGGGGATTTGGTCGATTGAGGGTTTGCATGATTAGATGCGTGCATTCCTCAATTTCTTGCTGGTAGGGGTCGCCTGCTTCTTCAACATAACTCTTGGGAACGCCATGAGCGCTGAAGAAAATATTAACCTCGTCAGGATGGGGAAACTGATCTAATTCTTGAGCGATGAGATCCGCCATCGCTTGAAGATAACCTGGATGTTTGTACCAAGAGGGGATGACGGTATAGTCAAGAAGCTGAAGTTTGGGGTCTTCTTGCCAAAGTCTTTCTAAAAGCCGGAAGCTAGAACCACTGGTACTGATAGAAAACTGGGGATACAGAGGTAATACGACCAGGCGTTCAATGTCATCTTTGGTAATTTTGGCGATCGCCTCTTCGGTGTAGGGATGCCAGTAACGCATTCCAACGTAGATATTAGCTTCTTGCCCCAAGGCATGGAGCTGTTCTTTCAAGGCTTCTCCCTGCGCTTCAGTAATGCGTCGCAACGGCGAACCGCCTCCAATTTGCTTGTAATTCTCTTGGGATTTTTGGGTACGCCTTGAAGAAATCAACCAAGCTAGGGGCTTTTGCAACCAGCGAAAGGGTAGGCGAATAATTTCTGGATCAGAAAACAGGTTGAACAGAAAAGGCCCGACATCCTCTAATTTGTCTGGACCACCGAGATTGAGTAATAAGACGCCTACGCGACCCATAGTAGTTATAATCCCCCAATCTTTTCATCTTTTTTACTAATGTTAACAATAATATCTTGAATAAATATCTAAAGTTAACAACAAAGAAAGATGCTGTGGCTACAATTTTAAGGGATTGGAGTTACCGTTACCAATGCCTGTATGATGGCGTATCCCTTCTGGGGGCTGTGAGTATAGCTGGTGAGGCGCGTTTGAGGCAAGTGGTAATGCTTGGGTTAACAATTCATGCAGACACCAAAGTTCTGGATTTATGTTGCGGTAGTGGTCAAGCAACGCAATTTTTTGTCAAATATTCACAAAATGTCACAGGGCGTTTACACTTGTGGATTTTCACAATCCTACTCATTCCCTATTTGTAAGCTAATCGTCATTCAGTTTTCCAGGATGATTCGTTTGTAGTAAGGGCTTCAGCCCTAGCTCTATGCAACTTGAATGCTCATTAGCTTACCTGGAAGGGCGCCTTGCTTCGAAGCACCTAGTGCCTCGAACGCGAGTGCGTGCCGTAGGCATAACAAATCTTTTTCAACTTTGTCTTTAATAAATTTAGGGGCTTGTACCTTTTTAACATTCAGAATTCTGTATTCTGTATTCTTTTTTGGTCAGCCGTGCCCACGGTGAGGAGCTTAGGCGTGACAGTGCATAAGTTGATTTCTTCTCAATCTATTTATTAAGGATACAGTACAAGAACTTTAGACAAAATTGCCTAAAGTCCGGTCTAGTAAAGCAAAGTCTTGACTTATGATTATCAACCTATTTGATACCGTCAATTCCTATCGAGATATTAATCTCGACTTAGTTGCAGCAGCTGTAACACCAGACGAGCAACTAGTATCAAACTTTCAAACTTTTGTTAGAACAAATACACGACGTTGTCATTTTAGTGATATGTATGTATTTGGTGACAGCCTTTGTGATATTGGCAGTGCTTTTGATGCTACGCAAAAGGCATTAGGACAAGGGAGTCCACCATCACCTCCATACTTTCAAGGACGCTTTTCCAATGGTCCAGTATGGGTAGAATACCTTGCGACATTACTAGAATTAACCTCTAAGAGGAATACTAACTTTGCCACAGGTGGTGCGAATACAGGAGCTAAGAACACCTTCATTCCAGATAATCAATTGGGTTTACCGGGATTGCAGCAGCAAATCAACAGCTTTATTGAAGATTTAAAGGCAGCAAATCGGCTTGCTGATCCAAAGGCGCTTTACATTGTATGGGCGGGAGCCAATGACTACTTAGGCGGTGGCGTGACTCATCCTGCCATGCCCATCGAAAATCTCTCATATGCTATCACGTCCCTGGCTGCTGTTGGCGCTAAAAATATCATGGTACTGAACTTGCCAAACTTGGGAGAAGTTCCTGCTACACGCACAGATAGTCAACAATCTACCCTTCTCAACGCATTAACACAACAGCATAACTTTAGCTTATCTGAATTACTTAACACTTTGAATTTAGGTTTTGACGTGAGCATCATTCCTTTTGATGTTAATTCACTATTCCATCAAGTGTTTACTAATCCAACAAAATTTGGTTTTACGAATGTGACTGATGCTCAACTCGACCAATCAGATCATCTTCAAAATGACACTGATAAATTCTTCTTTTGGGATGTCCTGCATCCCACAAGATTTGGTCATAGTCTGTTAGCAGAATTTGCCTTTTCGTTGCTGGCGCCGACAGTTCAAGCAAGGCTATCAACTAACCAACATAGTTTGTTGAATTTATAATGATAGCGAGAGTAGATGCTGGTAGGGTATTTCATAAATCCATTACGTCTTGAATTTCCGCTTCATATAGCAAAATTGTTGTCTCAGAACCTACCCTACCCATTTCTGGTAGTGGTCCCATTTCCATTTCAACGGCATAAGCCCACATACCTGAATCAAGTTGGTAATTCTGGATTTTTCCTATACCGCCAAAAAAGGAAACAAGTTGATGTTTGCTAAATCTAGGTAGTGTTGCTGTCCTCATTTCAATTCTCCTTGTATACCTATCAATCTGGTTTAATTTATAGGTATTTGAGGTTTTAGGCAGAATTACTGTAAGGCAATAATCACTACGAATATCGTAGTTATATTTCGATAATATTTCCCCTCTACACTACTCATCCCTGCCAAGAGACTTAAACCACGCATACCCCAAAGGATGATTTGATTTTGAGTTCAATTTGTAGTGAAAAACACAAAAAAGTAAGCTAATCGTCATTCAGTTTTCCAGGATGATTCGCTTGTAGTAAGGGCTTCAACCCTAGCTCTATGCAACTCAGAAGTCAGAAGCGGAGCCACCAGATGCTCCGCCTCCGGTCAGAAGTAAAATTTGCTCTCTGTCTGGCTTTGAGACAACTCTGTTGTACTTCATTCACTTGCAATGTGCTGTAAGTACTTGCAGCACTCTTCATCTCGACTTCTTTAAGTTTAACAGCCAATCTCGTGCAGCTTGGGGGGAACGCAGATGTACCACTTGCAGATGGCTATGTTCAGGTTTTTTGAACAGCAGAGGATACTCTCTGCGCTTTTTATGGTAAGTCTGAAGCGCCCACAAAATAATCGAATCACGGCTAAAGGTTTTTTTCCAACTTTCGCGGTTACCATTGCAGACTTCCTGTTGTGTCACCACCCGGTGAAATGTTCGCCATCCCAACTGCTTCATAACAACCCACAGCGGATAATCTAACCAGACAACTGTGTCAGCCTTTCCCCAAACTATGTCGCGTACCAGGCTGTAATTGCCATCAACCACCCAGGTATTGCTTGCAAGTGCTTGAGAAACTCGTTCACGCATCACATCATCTGGGACTTCTATCCAGTTCGGTTCCCAATGTAACTCATCCAATTCTACATGGGGGATGGCAAGATGCTGGGAAATTTGCCCTGCTAAAGTTGTCTTGCCAGATCCACTTGTGCCAATGACAGAAATTCCTTGAGGGAATGCGGGCGAATATTTCATATTCAAGAACCCTAAACCTAAAATATCTTTACTCAACTGAGGTACCTGCGGAATGTAGGATCTAACTCAAGTTATTTTGTTACCGCAGGAGGTCATGGTGATCAAGTTTTCGCGGCTCAAATCTTTGTTTGCCTTCGGAGTCACCCTTTGCTTGATGCTGGTCTGCTCCGTTGCATTGGGGCAAACGAGCGAGGCGCAGAGCCTACTACGCGCACGAGTCGAGGTTCTAGGTACAGATATTACTGGCACCCTAATCCTGACACAGCGAGAGAATGGAGTAGTGCGGATTCGAGGCACCATTCAAGGTGATCCAGCAACGCTGACTCCGGGTCTGCACGGACTCCACATTCATTCTGTGGGCGTGTGCGAACCCGGTGCTCAACCTCCTTTTACCACCAGTGGTGGGCACTTTGACCCTGGTCCTTTTGGTTCGGAAGTTCCTGTACAGGAGAACCATCCGTACCATCTAGGTGACTTGCCAAACCTGGTCGTGGATGAGATGGGATACGCAAACTACAATACGCTCACCAGTCGCGTCACCCTGAGTGAAGGTCCTCTCTCCGTGTTTGATGATAATGGTAGTGCAATCATCATTCACCAGTTAACAGATCAACAAAAAGCAGGCGGGACGGCTGCTGAAGCGGGTGGGGGACGGTTAGCCTGTGGGGTCGTGACGCGTGAAGATGGATCTTACCAATCAGACGATCAGGTGTGATTATGCTTGCTTACTCAAAGGAGGGATTCCTTGATTAAGTTGTATACTCTGCATTAATCTTCACGTAGTCGTAACTTAAGTCACAACCCCAAGCTTTACCCGAACCATGACCATTGCCAATACTGACGGAAATAATCACTGGATTGTCTAATCGTTGTTTGATGATGCCACGATGAACTGACAAGTCATTGCTCATATTTGTAGCAACTAAATCCTGTGGCACACAAGCATCTGCTGCGGCTTGTTTGAGATATTCACTGGCTACTTTTCGGTCAAATGGTAGTGGTTGACCATTCTCCATAAGCAAGAAATCTCCTAGCTTTATTTTCAGGTTTTCTTGCTCAAAAGGAACTCCGGCGCGTCCAGCGGCGGCGGCGATGCGTCCCCAGTTGGGGTCGCGTCCAAAGATGGCAGATTTGACAAGAGAAGAACCTGCAATGGTTTTGGCAACTTGTCGGGCTGCTTGTTCATCCTGCGCCCCTGTGACTTGTACTTCTATCAGACAAGTTGCGCCTTCACCGTCACGGGCGATCGCCTTTGCCAAGTGCTGGCAAACTGCTGTTAACATCGCCTCTAATTTTTCTGCTTCTGCACCCATTTCGGTCATTGCAGGGGTGCGGGATTGCCCGTTAGCAAGGGCGATTAAGCTATCGTTGGTACTCGTATCGCCATCAACTGTGATGGAATTGAAGCTTTGATCTGCTGCGCGGCTCAACATTTGTTGCCATAGGATGGGAGATACTGCTGCATCACAGGTCACAAATGCCAGCATGGTTGCCATGTTGGGATGAATCATCCCTGAACCTTTGGCAATTCCCCCAATCCGCACTGGGCGATCGCCTATAGTTGTCTCTAGGGCAATAGATTTTGTCACCAAGTCTGTAGTCATGATTGCGCTTGCGGCTGCATCCGACCCTGTTTCGGAAAGGGCGGCTACGAGTTTGGGAATTCCTGCTTTGAGCGCATCCATGCGAATGCGTTGCCCAATCACCCCAGTAGAAGCTAATAGCACGGATTCT
The sequence above is a segment of the Mastigocladopsis repens PCC 10914 genome. Coding sequences within it:
- the hemH gene encoding ferrochelatase yields the protein MGRVGVLLLNLGGPDKLEDVGPFLFNLFSDPEIIRLPFRWLQKPLAWLISSRRTQKSQENYKQIGGGSPLRRITEAQGEALKEQLHALGQEANIYVGMRYWHPYTEEAIAKITKDDIERLVVLPLYPQFSISTSGSSFRLLERLWQEDPKLQLLDYTVIPSWYKHPGYLQAMADLIAQELDQFPHPDEVNIFFSAHGVPKSYVEEAGDPYQQEIEECTHLIMQTLNRPNPHILAYQSRVGPVEWLQPYTEDAIPELAEKGVKDLVVVPISFVSEHIETLQEIDIEYREIAEEAGIHNFRRVPALNTHAVFVKALADMVLDALQSPSLKFSQVSQWKKKVRIYPPERWEWGMTTSAEVWNGRIAMLGFIALIIELITGQGLLHMIGLL
- a CDS encoding superoxide dismutase family protein, with the translated sequence MVIKFSRLKSLFAFGVTLCLMLVCSVALGQTSEAQSLLRARVEVLGTDITGTLILTQRENGVVRIRGTIQGDPATLTPGLHGLHIHSVGVCEPGAQPPFTTSGGHFDPGPFGSEVPVQENHPYHLGDLPNLVVDEMGYANYNTLTSRVTLSEGPLSVFDDNGSAIIIHQLTDQQKAGGTAAEAGGGRLACGVVTREDGSYQSDDQV
- a CDS encoding P-loop NTPase family protein, whose protein sequence is MKYSPAFPQGISVIGTSGSGKTTLAGQISQHLAIPHVELDELHWEPNWIEVPDDVMRERVSQALASNTWVVDGNYSLVRDIVWGKADTVVWLDYPLWVVMKQLGWRTFHRVVTQQEVCNGNRESWKKTFSRDSIILWALQTYHKKRREYPLLFKKPEHSHLQVVHLRSPQAARDWLLNLKKSR
- a CDS encoding SGNH/GDSL hydrolase family protein, whose translation is MIINLFDTVNSYRDINLDLVAAAVTPDEQLVSNFQTFVRTNTRRCHFSDMYVFGDSLCDIGSAFDATQKALGQGSPPSPPYFQGRFSNGPVWVEYLATLLELTSKRNTNFATGGANTGAKNTFIPDNQLGLPGLQQQINSFIEDLKAANRLADPKALYIVWAGANDYLGGGVTHPAMPIENLSYAITSLAAVGAKNIMVLNLPNLGEVPATRTDSQQSTLLNALTQQHNFSLSELLNTLNLGFDVSIIPFDVNSLFHQVFTNPTKFGFTNVTDAQLDQSDHLQNDTDKFFFWDVLHPTRFGHSLLAEFAFSLLAPTVQARLSTNQHSLLNL
- the argJ gene encoding bifunctional ornithine acetyltransferase/N-acetylglutamate synthase, whose product is MADWQEITGGITAPRGYRSAGIAAGLKPSGLPDLALIVSDVEAIAAGVFTTSQVKAAPVDYCRQRLQAKQSARAIFCNAGQANAAIGNQGWLDALENAMMVGQALNIPSESVLLASTGVIGQRIRMDALKAGIPKLVAALSETGSDAAASAIMTTDLVTKSIALETTIGDRPVRIGGIAKGSGMIHPNMATMLAFVTCDAAVSPILWQQMLSRAADQSFNSITVDGDTSTNDSLIALANGQSRTPAMTEMGAEAEKLEAMLTAVCQHLAKAIARDGEGATCLIEVQVTGAQDEQAARQVAKTIAGSSLVKSAIFGRDPNWGRIAAAAGRAGVPFEQENLKIKLGDFLLMENGQPLPFDRKVASEYLKQAAADACVPQDLVATNMSNDLSVHRGIIKQRLDNPVIISVSIGNGHGSGKAWGCDLSYDYVKINAEYTT